AAACGAAATGTATagaccagttagcccatcaggctcgagtcatgatatttggtatcagagccgacctaacatttgggtatggtgagggggctcaagtcatgatatttgatatcaaagccgacctagcatttgggtataCGGGTAACCCTTTTATTTGACATACCAAATGCCACAActtgagcctgatgggctaactggcctatcaacttcgtttggccccttataagccaatctagcctatcaacttcgtttggtccctTATAAGCCAACTTTACTCGTGGGGAGCCaatctagcctatcaacttcgtttggtccctTATAAGCCAACTTTACTCGTGGGGTGACTAACACCTCGATCACGACGTAAAAGTTCACCAATACttgttttgtaaaaaaaaaaaaaaaaaaaaaaaattgagatctATCTCTGTCATACCTTGCTTTGCATAAATCCtataattcatgtgattgattattatttttaatatataaataaaattaaaaaaaatgtacGGATTGATGAAAACCATCAAGACGGAGCTTGATCAAGACGCAAATGATAGATGAGCCGAACATGAGTCGATGAACTACCAAGACCGAGTGTGAGCCAATGCAACCGATCGATTACGACAAACTGAGTTGGATTAAGCAAGTTTTGGAACACGTTTAGCTAATTTATATCATTAATTGCACGATTAAGTGTTAATGGAGAGGAACTGAGCATGCAAACACCGTCGGTCTTACCGTGAGCCAACTTTAACTACACCATCATCAAAGCTTGACGTGTTCTTGTGCCGTCGAAAGTGAACGTAGCTTTCACGTCCAACGGAGACGGACATGCAATGAATCAGGGCATGTAAAGTTGGCACGCTTCTCATCTTTCGACGTGGCAATTGCGATGCGCGATCGTATTCCATTAAATATTGACTGATGGTTGACGTAATCCTCGAATGCAACCTCAGCAATCAGGAGCTCCGATCAATCGTTCATCGATCTCGCGGCAAAGAACACACTACACAACATGATATCACGTCCCCTAAATGTGATGTGACTACTTGTTGGTGATTTAGAGAAGTGGATCGACGGATTCACCTAAACTTGTATTGATGAGACCTTCAAGCTTTCTTTAATTCGACCCAAGAAAACACGCGGCGCTGTGAGAAACCAGTTCGTGGTGGTAGTAGTAGTGGTAGTCGCGGAGGTCGGCGAGACGCCGGGAGAGGACGGAGGCCTCGGCGAGGAGACGGTGGTTGTCCAGGCGGACGAGGAGGCGGCGGTGGGCGAGGCCGACGAGCCGGTTCGCGAGGTCGCGGTTCTCGGACCGGAGCGTGCTCGCCCGGGCGCAGAGCTCCTCGAGGTGGCGCTGCCTTCGCATGCGGCAGCGGCGTGCGGACTCGCGGTTGGAGATCATGCGGTGGAGCCGTCGCCGCTCCTCCGGGGAGACGGCCGTGCGGGTGTCCGGTTCGGGCGCCTCCGCCGGCTTGTTGGCCCACGACGGCCCGAAGTCGTCGGGCGCGAAGCCGTGGTCGAGGAGGGACAGCATCGTGATTTCCGTAAAGAGCGAGGGCTGATAACGAGGGAGGAGAAAAGGGAAGGACGGAGGAGGCGTTGGGGAGGTATGTAACGGCGGATGAGGGCGGTCGAGTGGCGGGCCCCACGGGTTCGGCAGATGGATCGTGATCGTCGGTGGTTGAGTGCAGGTAGCGGGCGTGCGACTTCGAGTCAGGGTGCACCAACGAGCCGCGTCGACGGGAGATCTCGCGGACCATGCGCGTCAAGATTCGCGTCCGGTTGCAAGAAGGGCTCAGATGTACGCATGGCGCCGCCGGTCGTGTGTCGCGTTGCTATTGCTTGCTAACTCGATAAATACCACATCTTCCGAGCATTGTAATTTTGCAAGTATAATTGATATTTATATGttcttaaagaaaaataaaaattacatgttatatATTTGCACGTAAAAATCTCTTTCCTGTTCTTCCTATCCCTTTCATGATACGTCTAAAGTTGAATTAACTCACAGAAAAAAGGCAGATAGATGATACTTGAGCAAGGTGGTCTTCTGATGAATGATATAATATTAATAGGGGTTACAAAAGAACATCATATAACACACAGAAAGATTCCACGATCGCACGAGATCGATGTGAAAGATGCATGCGAAGCAGACTGAATCCatttgctttagacattttattgTGTGTTAAACCTTTGGACATCAGATTTCAATGGGTTAGGAAGATCTTGCTTTCAGCAGCTTCTTTTGTCCTCTTTAAGTCTCAGCTGCTAGTAGGTAGGCCAACCATAGCCTAGCGGTGATGAAGATGAATAAGAGAAGCTAATGCTGGAGGAGTAGAGGAAGGAGACAGGAAAGAAGAATGCATAGTGCGAGCACGATGGATCAGTATTTCCACCGTCTTTAATGCGTACACTGTACAATATTGATCGGTGCAGTCGGTACGTGTTCGACTATCTTTTCGGCTGAATGCTTGCTTGATGTATGAAGCATAAAGCTATCGGCATGCTTGGAGTTGCCGAAGATAGCATTTAGGAAAAAAATGAGTGAGAATAATTGGTTCTTTCTCTCACCAAAATA
The DNA window shown above is from Musa acuminata AAA Group cultivar baxijiao chromosome BXJ2-4, Cavendish_Baxijiao_AAA, whole genome shotgun sequence and carries:
- the LOC135608853 gene encoding bZIP transcription factor 2-like, which codes for MLSLLDHGFAPDDFGPSWANKPAEAPEPDTRTAVSPEERRRLHRMISNRESARRCRMRRQRHLEELCARASTLRSENRDLANRLVGLAHRRLLVRLDNHRLLAEASVLSRRLADLRDYHYYYHHELVSHSAACFLGSN